A stretch of the Vigna radiata var. radiata cultivar VC1973A chromosome 7, Vradiata_ver6, whole genome shotgun sequence genome encodes the following:
- the LOC106765967 gene encoding protein NPG1, whose protein sequence is MESDKNERETSREVCANGNSINAAELEAKLDAGNVQEAETTLRDGLSLSSEEAKAVLGKLEYQRGNVENALQVFDGIDLQPIIQQLQTSLSEKGPVKNALLFEVVYLRIKCLQKLDKCTEAIDECKSVLDAVEKTYGQGTFDTQVDNKSQEIASRVVELLPELWKQVGRYDEALSAYRNALLSQWNLDNEFVARIQKALAVFLLYSEVEASPPNKTDGSYVPKSNLEEAILLLMIILRNFILGKIKWDPSVMEHLAFTLSTCGQTSILAKQFEELIPGVYHRIDRWNFIAMCNCVAGENKSALNLLRMSLHKHERPNDLIALLLAAKICSEDPHLGAEGVGYAQRVINNARGLDEHLKGVGFRMLGLCLGKQARVCSSDHERSNLQSKALQSLEKAIRLEQNNADLIFELAIQYAMHRNLTVALSCAKQFFDKTGGSTLKGWRLLALVLSAQKRFAEAEVVTDAAVDETAKWEQGPLLRLKAKLKISQLRPMDAIEIYRYLLALVQAQRKSPGPPKQGSQVEDDKINELEVWHGLANLYASLSHWKDAEICLQKAKELKEYSPATTHAEGKNRSLSILFEGRGEHLEALIATLNAVLLEPNYVPSKILMASLILKIDFISAAPVARCLLCDALRIEPTNRMAWYYLGLTHKADGRISDAADCFQAASLLEESDPIEGFSSMI, encoded by the exons ATGGAGTCTGACAAGAACGAACGTGAGACGAGTCGCGAGGTTTGCGCGAATGGAAATAGCATCAATGCGGCAGAACTTGAGGCCAAACTTGATGCAGGAAATGTTCAAGAAGCAGAAACAACATTGCGTGATGGGTTGTCACTAAGTTCTGAG GAAGCAAAGGCTGTTCTTGGAAAATTAGAGTATCAAAGAGGTAACGTGGAAAATGCTCTTCAAGTGTTTGATGGAATTGATCTTCAACCAATCATACAACAATTACAAACTTCCCTTTCGGAAAAAGGACCAGTGAAGAATGCTTTGTTGTTTGAAGTCGTCTACCTAAGAATCAAGTGTCTACAAAAGTTGGACAAATGTACTG AAGCTATTGATGAGTGTAAGTCTGTTCTTGATGCTGTTGAGAAGACATATGGTCAGGGTACATTTGATACACAAGTCGACAATAAATCGCAGGAGATAGCCAGTCGTGTAGTGGAGCTCCTTCCAGAGCTCTGGAAACAGGTTGGTCGTTATGATGAGGCATTGTCTGCTTATAGGAATGCCCTACTTAGCCAATGGAACCTTGATAATGAATTTGTTGCAAGAATTCAGAAGGCACTTGCTGTGTTTTTGTTGTACAGTGAAGTGGAGGCAAGTCCACCTAACAAGACGGATGGGTCTTATGTACCCAAAAGCAATCTGGAAGAGGCAATTCttcttttaatgattattttgagaAACTTCATCCTTGGTAAGATAAAGTGGGATCCTTCAGTTATGGAACACCTGGCTTTCACACTTTCAACATGTGGACAAACCTCTATTTTAGCAAAGCAATTTGAAGAGTTGATACCTGGTGTATACCACCGCATTGATCGTTGGAATTTTATAGCCATGTGTAATTGTGTTGCTGGAGAAAATAAAAGTGCTTTGAATCTACTTAGGATGTCTTTGCATAAACATGAACGACCAAATGACCTAATAGCATTATTATTGGCTGCCAAAATTTGTAGTGAGGATCCTCATCTTGGTGCTGAGGGAGTAGGTTATGCACAAAGAGTAATCAATAATGCCCGAGGATTAGATGAGCATTTGAAAGGTGTGGGTTTTAGGATGTTGGGACTTTGCCTAGGAAAACAGGCTAGGGTTTGTTCTTCTGACCATGAGAGGTCTAACCTTCAATCCAAAGCTCTACAATCATTGGAGAAGGCAATTAGATTGGAGCAAAACAATGCTGATCTCATTTTTGAATTGGCTATTCAATATGCTATGCACCGAAATTTAACTGTTGCTTTATCTTGCGCTAAACAGTTCTTTGACAAAACTGGTGGCTCTACATTGAAAGGTTGGAGATTGCTTGCTCTAGTTTTGTCTGCACAAAAAAGATTTGCAGAGGCCGAAGTAGTCACTGATGCAGCTGTAGACGAGACTGCAAAGTGGGAGCAAGGGCCATTACTCAGGCTGAAAGCCAAGTTGAAAATCTCCCAATTACGACCCATGGATGCTATTGAAATTTATCGGTACCTTCTTGCATTGGTTCAAGCCCAGAGGAAATCACCTGGGCCACCTAAACAAGGTTCACAG GTTGAGGATGATAAGATAAACGAACTTGAAGTTTGGCATGGTCTGGCAAATTTATATGCCAGCCTTTCTCACTGGAAGGATGCCGAAATTTGTTTGCAAAAGGCGAAAGAATTAAAGGAATACTCACCAGCAACAACACACGCTGAAGGCAAGAACAGATCTTTAT CTATTTTGTTCGAAGGTCGTGGGGAACATTTAGAAGCTCTCATTGCTACTTTGAATGCGGTTCTGCTCGAACCAAACTACGTGCCAAGCAAGATCTTGATGGCTTCTTTGATACTGAAAATCGATTTTATTTCTGCTGCACCTGTTGCTAGATGCCTACTTTGTGATGCACTTAGAATAGAACCCACCAACCGCATGGCTTGGTATTACTTGGGATTAACTCACAAGGCTGATGGCCGAATATCTGATGCTGCTGATTGCTTCCAAGCAGCTTCCTTGCTTGAAGAATCTGATCCCATTGAAGGTTTCAGCTCTATGATTTGA
- the LOC106768406 gene encoding 5'-3' exoribonuclease 3 isoform X1: protein MGVPSFYRWLAEKYPMVVVDAIEEEPVVIDGVKIPVDTSEKNPNNIEYDNLYLDMNGIIHPCFHPEDRPSPTSFDEVFESMFDYIDKLFVIVRPRKLLYMAIDGVAPRAKMNQQRSRRFRSAKDAADAAAEEARLREEFEKEGRKLPPKEESQTFDSNVITPGTEFMAVLSIALQYYVHLRLNNDPGWKNIKVILSDANVPGEGEHKIMSYIRLQRNLKGYDPNTRHCLYGLDADLIMLALATHEIHFSILREIVVAPGKDKCFLCGQMGHFAANCEGKAKRKAGEFDEKGEAVVAKIPFQFLNIWTLREYLEYEMRIPNPPFKIDFECIVDDFIFMCFFVGNDFLPHMPTLEIREGAINLLLAVYKKEFREFGGYLTNGSTINLSRVEHFIQAIGSYEHKIFQKRAQLHQRQMERIKHGKAQARRRGDAEPRFQPDSLVPVSQFHGSRLASAPTPSPFQQSRHSNFHTSVRKDRKEASERPHKVARLSSGASVAAAIVEAENSLEIEVHDNKDELKTKLKEILREKSDVFNSKNAKEDKIKLGEVGWKERYYEEKFSAKTPEELEAIRKDVVLKYTEGLCWVMHYYYEGVCSWNWFYPYHYAPFASDLNGLGKLDISFELGTPFKPFDQLLGVFPAASSHALPEPYRRLMTDPNSPIIDFYPIDFEVDMYGKRYAWQGIAKLPFIDEGRLLAEVQKIENFLTPEEKRRNATMFDLLFVNSCHPLSACISTLGNKCKNMSDSERAIVKERINPKERNACSGGMNGYISLCGGEPCPPIFRSSIASMEDITDNHVICAIYRLPDTHEHITRPPQGVKYPKKTVTIGDLRPDPVLWHQDSVRRHNDERKNPPGSISGRELGDAAHRLVVNSLQAKVDTTGYRHRQPPHNGPPKSDPAPVGHRQPVSSYGYESRPGHDAIPPCNAVPTAQQYPPPRQQSNSNKKSDYNNHPRSHHHERNHHSRHRDQSSGNYQNASHHRHEVSHHSRNNASGHREHGHHSLDRRGNKDAMPPPPYNRR from the exons ATGGGTGTCCCTTCGTTCTATCGATGGCTGGCGGAGAAATATCCGATGGTGGTTGTGGATGCAATTGAAGAGGAACCAGTCGTCATTGACGGCGTTAAGATCCCGGTCGATACGAGCGAGAAGAATCCTAACAACATCGAATACGATAATCTTTACCTCGATATGAACGGCATCATTCATCCGTGCTTTCACCCCGAGGACAGG CCCTCTCCGACGTCGTTTGATGAGGTGTTTGAGTCCATGTTCGACTACATTGACAAGCTATTCGTCATTGTGCGGCCTCGAAAGCTGCTCTACATGGCTATTG ATGGTGTTGCGCCAAGGGCGAAAATGAACCAGCAACGGTCTAGGAGGTTTAGGTCTGCGAAAGATGCTGCTGATGCG GCTGCTGAAGAAGCAAGGTTAAGGGAAGAATTTGAGAAGGAGGGCAGAAAGCTTCCTCCTAAAGAAGAGTCACAGACTTTTGATTCAAATGTCATTACTCCTGGAACTGAGTTTATGGCTGTCTTGTCAATTGCACTTCAGTACTATGTTCATCTTAGGTTGAACAATGACCCTGGTTGGAAAAATATTAAG GTTATCCTCTCTGATGCAAATGTTCCTGGTGAAGGGGAGCATAAGATTATGTCCTATATCCGTCTGCAGAGAAATCTTAAAGGTTATGATCCAAATACGCGGCATTGCCTGTATGGTTTG GATGCTGATTTGATAATGTTGGCATTGGCTACCCATgaaattcatttttcaattctCAGAGAG ATTGTAGTTGCTCCTGGAAAAGACAAATGCTTCCTCTGCGGTCAGATGGGTCATTTTGCAGCAAACTGTGAAGGAAAGGCAAAAAGGAAGGCAGGAGAGTTTGATGAAAAAGGAGAGGCTGTTGTGGCTAAAATACCATTCCAG ttCTTGAATATTTGGACTCTGAGAGAATATCTGGAGTACGAGATGAGAATACCTAATCCTCCATTCAAGATTGATTTTGAAtgcattgttgatgattttatcTTCATGTGTTTCTTCGTCGGCAATGATTTCCTACCTCATATGCCTACACTAGAGATTCGTGAG GGTGCAATTAACTTGCTGCTTGCAGTATACAAGAAAGAATTTAGGGAGTTTGGTGGTTATTTAACCAATGGAAGCACG ATAAATTTGAGCAGGGTGGAGCACTTCATTCAGGCTATTGGATCTTATGAACATAAAATATTCCAGAAAAGAGCTCAATTACACCAG cGACAAATGGAGAGAATAAAGCATGGAAAGGCCCAAGCAAGAAGGAGAGGTGATGCTGAGCCTCGATTTCAACCAGACTCTTTAGTACCAGTTTCGCAATTCCATGGTTCTCGTCTTGCTTCGGCTCCAACTCCTTCCCCGTTCCAACAATCTAGGCATTCTAATTTTCATACATCAGTTAGAAAAGACCGAAAAGAAGCCTCTGAGAGGCCTCATAAAGTTGCTAGGTTATCTTCAGGAGCAAGTGTTGCTGCTGCTATTGTTGAAGCTGAGAATAGTCTTGAAATTGAA GTTCATGATAATAAAGATGaactgaaaacaaaattgaaggaGATACTTCGCGAGAAATCTGATGTATTCAACTCCAAAAATGCTAAAGAGGACAAG ATTAAGTTGGGAGAAGTGGGCTGGAAAGAGAGGTATTATGAGGAAAAGTTTTCTGCTAAAACTCCTGAGGAACTTGAAGCTATACGAAAAGATGTT GTCTTGAAATATACTGAAGGCCTTTGTTGGGTAATGCACTATTATTATGAAGGTGTTTGTTCTTGGAATTG GTTTTATCCTTATCACTATGCCCCCTTTGCGTCTGATCTCAATGGCCTTGGTAAACTTGATATTAGCTTTGAGCTGGGTACTCCATTCAAACCATTTGACCAGCTTTTAGGAGTCTTTCCTGCTGCAAG TTCTCATGCTCTTCCTGAGCCATATAGGAGACTTATGACAGATCCAAACTCACCAATCATTGATTTTTATCCAATTG ACTTTGAAGTGGACATGTATGGAAAACGCTACGCTTGGCAG GGTATTGCTAAGTTGCCTTTTATTGATGAAGGGCGCCTTCTGGCAGAAGTTCAAAAGATTGAAAACTTTTTAACA cctGAGGAAAAGCGAAGGAATGCTACAATGTTCGACTTGCTCTTTGTGAATTCTTGTCATCCTCTATCTGCTTGCATAAGCACACTCGGCAACAAGTGTAAAAACATGTCAGACAGTGAACGGGCCATTGTGAAGGAAAGAATCAATCCGAAAGAAAG GAATGCATGCAGTGGTGGAATGAATGGTTACATATCCTTATGTGGTGGAGAACCTTGCCCTCCTATCTTTAGGTCTTCTATTGCAAGCATGGAAGATATCACGGACAATCATGTTAT ATGTGCAATATATAGACTCCCAGATACACATGAACACATTACCCGACCACCACAAGGAGTAAAATATCCAAAAAAG ACTGTTACAATTGGAGATCTACGACCTGATCCTGTTTTATGGCATCAAGATTCAGTTAGGAGGCACAATGATGAAAG GAAAAACCCTCCAGGATCTATTTCTGGTCGAGAGCTTGGAGATGCTGCACATAGACTCGTTGTCAATTCCTTACAGGCAAAGGTTGACACTACTGGCTACCGCCACCGCCAGCCCCCGCATAATGGACCTCCTAAATCTGATCCCGCACCAGTGGGTCATCGACAACCAGTGTCTTCCTATGGTTATGAATCACGGCCAGGCCACGATGCAATCCCACCTTGCAATGCTGTCCCTACTGCACAACAATACCCCCCACCTCGTCAACAATcaaattctaacaaaaaaagTGACTATAATAATCACCCTAGATCACATCATCATGAAAGAAATCACCATTCGAGGCACCGAGACCAATCATCAGGAAATTATCAAAATGCTAGTCATCATCGTCATGAAGTTAGTCACCACAGCCGAAACAACGCGAGTGGGCACAGGGAGCATGGCCATCATTCATTAGATAGACGAGGGAACAAGGATGCAATGCCTCCACCACCTTACAATCGCAGATAA
- the LOC106768406 gene encoding 5'-3' exoribonuclease 3 isoform X2 — protein sequence MGVPSFYRWLAEKYPMVVVDAIEEEPVVIDGVKIPVDTSEKNPNNIEYDNLYLDMNGIIHPCFHPEDRPSPTSFDEVFESMFDYIDKLFVIVRPRKLLYMAIDGVAPRAKMNQQRSRRFRSAKDAADAAAEEARLREEFEKEGRKLPPKEESQTFDSNVITPGTEFMAVLSIALQYYVHLRLNNDPGWKNIKVILSDANVPGEGEHKIMSYIRLQRNLKGYDPNTRHCLYGLDADLIMLALATHEIHFSILREIVVAPGKDKCFLCGQMGHFAANCEGKAKRKAGEFDEKGEAVVAKIPFQFLNIWTLREYLEYEMRIPNPPFKIDFECIVDDFIFMCFFVGNDFLPHMPTLEIREGAINLLLAVYKKEFREFGGYLTNGSTINLSRVEHFIQAIGSYEHKIFQKRAQLHQRQMERIKHGKAQARRRGDAEPRFQPDSLVPVSQFHGSRLASAPTPSPFQQSRHSNFHTSVRKDRKEASERPHKVARLSSGASVAAAIVEAENSLEIEVHDNKDELKTKLKEILREKSDVFNSKNAKEDKIKLGEVGWKERYYEEKFSAKTPEELEAIRKDVVLKYTEGLCWVMHYYYEGVCSWNWFYPYHYAPFASDLNGLGKLDISFELGTPFKPFDQLLGVFPAASSHALPEPYRRLMTDPNSPIIDFYPIDFEVDMYGKRYAWQGIAKLPFIDEGRLLAEVQKIENFLTPEEKRRNATMFDLLFVNSCHPLSACISTLGNKCKNMSDSERAIVKERINPKESGGMNGYISLCGGEPCPPIFRSSIASMEDITDNHVICAIYRLPDTHEHITRPPQGVKYPKKTVTIGDLRPDPVLWHQDSVRRHNDERKNPPGSISGRELGDAAHRLVVNSLQAKVDTTGYRHRQPPHNGPPKSDPAPVGHRQPVSSYGYESRPGHDAIPPCNAVPTAQQYPPPRQQSNSNKKSDYNNHPRSHHHERNHHSRHRDQSSGNYQNASHHRHEVSHHSRNNASGHREHGHHSLDRRGNKDAMPPPPYNRR from the exons ATGGGTGTCCCTTCGTTCTATCGATGGCTGGCGGAGAAATATCCGATGGTGGTTGTGGATGCAATTGAAGAGGAACCAGTCGTCATTGACGGCGTTAAGATCCCGGTCGATACGAGCGAGAAGAATCCTAACAACATCGAATACGATAATCTTTACCTCGATATGAACGGCATCATTCATCCGTGCTTTCACCCCGAGGACAGG CCCTCTCCGACGTCGTTTGATGAGGTGTTTGAGTCCATGTTCGACTACATTGACAAGCTATTCGTCATTGTGCGGCCTCGAAAGCTGCTCTACATGGCTATTG ATGGTGTTGCGCCAAGGGCGAAAATGAACCAGCAACGGTCTAGGAGGTTTAGGTCTGCGAAAGATGCTGCTGATGCG GCTGCTGAAGAAGCAAGGTTAAGGGAAGAATTTGAGAAGGAGGGCAGAAAGCTTCCTCCTAAAGAAGAGTCACAGACTTTTGATTCAAATGTCATTACTCCTGGAACTGAGTTTATGGCTGTCTTGTCAATTGCACTTCAGTACTATGTTCATCTTAGGTTGAACAATGACCCTGGTTGGAAAAATATTAAG GTTATCCTCTCTGATGCAAATGTTCCTGGTGAAGGGGAGCATAAGATTATGTCCTATATCCGTCTGCAGAGAAATCTTAAAGGTTATGATCCAAATACGCGGCATTGCCTGTATGGTTTG GATGCTGATTTGATAATGTTGGCATTGGCTACCCATgaaattcatttttcaattctCAGAGAG ATTGTAGTTGCTCCTGGAAAAGACAAATGCTTCCTCTGCGGTCAGATGGGTCATTTTGCAGCAAACTGTGAAGGAAAGGCAAAAAGGAAGGCAGGAGAGTTTGATGAAAAAGGAGAGGCTGTTGTGGCTAAAATACCATTCCAG ttCTTGAATATTTGGACTCTGAGAGAATATCTGGAGTACGAGATGAGAATACCTAATCCTCCATTCAAGATTGATTTTGAAtgcattgttgatgattttatcTTCATGTGTTTCTTCGTCGGCAATGATTTCCTACCTCATATGCCTACACTAGAGATTCGTGAG GGTGCAATTAACTTGCTGCTTGCAGTATACAAGAAAGAATTTAGGGAGTTTGGTGGTTATTTAACCAATGGAAGCACG ATAAATTTGAGCAGGGTGGAGCACTTCATTCAGGCTATTGGATCTTATGAACATAAAATATTCCAGAAAAGAGCTCAATTACACCAG cGACAAATGGAGAGAATAAAGCATGGAAAGGCCCAAGCAAGAAGGAGAGGTGATGCTGAGCCTCGATTTCAACCAGACTCTTTAGTACCAGTTTCGCAATTCCATGGTTCTCGTCTTGCTTCGGCTCCAACTCCTTCCCCGTTCCAACAATCTAGGCATTCTAATTTTCATACATCAGTTAGAAAAGACCGAAAAGAAGCCTCTGAGAGGCCTCATAAAGTTGCTAGGTTATCTTCAGGAGCAAGTGTTGCTGCTGCTATTGTTGAAGCTGAGAATAGTCTTGAAATTGAA GTTCATGATAATAAAGATGaactgaaaacaaaattgaaggaGATACTTCGCGAGAAATCTGATGTATTCAACTCCAAAAATGCTAAAGAGGACAAG ATTAAGTTGGGAGAAGTGGGCTGGAAAGAGAGGTATTATGAGGAAAAGTTTTCTGCTAAAACTCCTGAGGAACTTGAAGCTATACGAAAAGATGTT GTCTTGAAATATACTGAAGGCCTTTGTTGGGTAATGCACTATTATTATGAAGGTGTTTGTTCTTGGAATTG GTTTTATCCTTATCACTATGCCCCCTTTGCGTCTGATCTCAATGGCCTTGGTAAACTTGATATTAGCTTTGAGCTGGGTACTCCATTCAAACCATTTGACCAGCTTTTAGGAGTCTTTCCTGCTGCAAG TTCTCATGCTCTTCCTGAGCCATATAGGAGACTTATGACAGATCCAAACTCACCAATCATTGATTTTTATCCAATTG ACTTTGAAGTGGACATGTATGGAAAACGCTACGCTTGGCAG GGTATTGCTAAGTTGCCTTTTATTGATGAAGGGCGCCTTCTGGCAGAAGTTCAAAAGATTGAAAACTTTTTAACA cctGAGGAAAAGCGAAGGAATGCTACAATGTTCGACTTGCTCTTTGTGAATTCTTGTCATCCTCTATCTGCTTGCATAAGCACACTCGGCAACAAGTGTAAAAACATGTCAGACAGTGAACGGGCCATTGTGAAGGAAAGAATCAATCCGAAAGAAAG TGGTGGAATGAATGGTTACATATCCTTATGTGGTGGAGAACCTTGCCCTCCTATCTTTAGGTCTTCTATTGCAAGCATGGAAGATATCACGGACAATCATGTTAT ATGTGCAATATATAGACTCCCAGATACACATGAACACATTACCCGACCACCACAAGGAGTAAAATATCCAAAAAAG ACTGTTACAATTGGAGATCTACGACCTGATCCTGTTTTATGGCATCAAGATTCAGTTAGGAGGCACAATGATGAAAG GAAAAACCCTCCAGGATCTATTTCTGGTCGAGAGCTTGGAGATGCTGCACATAGACTCGTTGTCAATTCCTTACAGGCAAAGGTTGACACTACTGGCTACCGCCACCGCCAGCCCCCGCATAATGGACCTCCTAAATCTGATCCCGCACCAGTGGGTCATCGACAACCAGTGTCTTCCTATGGTTATGAATCACGGCCAGGCCACGATGCAATCCCACCTTGCAATGCTGTCCCTACTGCACAACAATACCCCCCACCTCGTCAACAATcaaattctaacaaaaaaagTGACTATAATAATCACCCTAGATCACATCATCATGAAAGAAATCACCATTCGAGGCACCGAGACCAATCATCAGGAAATTATCAAAATGCTAGTCATCATCGTCATGAAGTTAGTCACCACAGCCGAAACAACGCGAGTGGGCACAGGGAGCATGGCCATCATTCATTAGATAGACGAGGGAACAAGGATGCAATGCCTCCACCACCTTACAATCGCAGATAA